The Mesobacillus jeotgali genome window below encodes:
- the trpD gene encoding anthranilate phosphoribosyltransferase has product MKQYLEMVVEGKSLLEYEMEEAVQEIFTQDTSDAEIASFLTGLKVKGESAEEVSGLVKAIRKHALNFTKNIPNVLDNCGTGGDGSKSFNISTTSAFVIAGAGITVAKHGNRSVSSKTGSADVLEVLGVSLDFTPEATEEILEQNGIAFLFAPHVHPKLKQIMKVRRDLKIPTIFNLIGPLTNPVQLDFQLLGIYRRDMLDKFAHVLANLNRKRAIVINGAGGMDEASLAGENKMVLVSDGEIKKINLNPEEVNLPLYDNSRIRGGDARENADILLQVLQGKKGAQRDTVLLNAGLGIYTAGKAESILQGVNLAAESIDSGRALSKLENLISISNQNKKAVG; this is encoded by the coding sequence ATGAAACAGTATCTTGAAATGGTGGTTGAAGGAAAATCGCTGTTGGAGTATGAAATGGAAGAAGCAGTACAGGAAATTTTCACCCAGGATACTTCAGATGCCGAAATTGCCTCATTCCTGACTGGACTTAAAGTAAAAGGAGAAAGTGCTGAGGAAGTATCAGGTCTGGTAAAGGCAATCAGAAAACATGCACTGAATTTTACAAAAAATATACCGAATGTTCTGGATAATTGCGGGACAGGTGGAGATGGATCTAAAAGCTTCAATATTAGCACCACATCCGCCTTTGTCATTGCCGGAGCCGGTATTACCGTTGCGAAACATGGCAACAGAAGCGTATCGAGCAAGACCGGAAGTGCAGATGTCCTGGAGGTGCTGGGTGTCAGCCTTGACTTCACCCCAGAAGCCACAGAGGAAATCCTAGAACAGAATGGAATTGCATTCCTATTTGCACCTCATGTCCATCCGAAATTAAAGCAAATCATGAAGGTAAGAAGGGATCTGAAAATACCGACAATCTTCAACTTGATTGGACCTCTGACAAATCCTGTACAGCTTGATTTCCAACTGCTTGGGATTTACCGGAGGGATATGCTCGATAAGTTTGCCCATGTGCTGGCAAACCTGAACAGGAAGCGGGCCATCGTCATTAACGGAGCGGGTGGAATGGATGAAGCATCTCTAGCGGGTGAAAACAAAATGGTCCTCGTTTCTGATGGAGAAATCAAGAAAATCAATCTCAACCCCGAAGAAGTGAACTTGCCTCTATACGATAACAGCAGGATCAGGGGTGGAGATGCACGTGAAAATGCTGACATATTGCTACAAGTCCTTCAAGGGAAAAAAGGTGCACAACGCGATACAGTGCTGTTGAACGCTGGACTTGGAATTTATACCGCCGGTAAGGCGGAGTCGATTCTTCAGGGAGTGAATCTGGCAGCGGAGAGCATCGATTCTGGCAGGGCATTATCCAAACTCGAGAATTTAATCAGCATCAGCAATCAAAACAAAAAGGCGGTAGGATGA
- a CDS encoding aminodeoxychorismate/anthranilate synthase component II — protein MILLIDNYDSFTYNLYQYLSELGAEVKTIRNDKITIQEISRIKPEAIVLSPGPGRPEQAGICVEVVEQLARTIPILGICLGHQAIAHAFGSSIIKAKKVRHGKESKLHHTGISIMNDLDIHPEVMRYHSLVIDRATLNEDFEVLAEAADDGEIMAIKHKHYPLYGLQFHPESIGTKNGKQILSNFLTEIREESLTNETVS, from the coding sequence ATGATTCTTCTCATTGATAATTATGATTCATTTACCTATAACCTTTACCAATACTTGAGTGAACTGGGGGCTGAAGTGAAAACAATCCGGAACGACAAAATAACGATTCAGGAAATCTCTCGGATTAAACCCGAAGCAATTGTCCTTTCTCCCGGTCCAGGCCGGCCAGAGCAAGCTGGAATCTGTGTCGAAGTTGTTGAACAATTGGCGCGAACTATTCCGATTCTGGGGATATGTCTTGGCCATCAGGCGATAGCCCATGCATTTGGCAGTTCGATCATCAAGGCTAAAAAAGTCAGGCATGGAAAAGAGTCAAAGCTTCATCACACAGGAATTTCAATAATGAATGATTTGGATATTCATCCTGAAGTAATGAGGTATCACTCTTTGGTAATCGACCGGGCGACGCTGAATGAAGATTTTGAGGTGCTGGCGGAAGCAGCTGATGATGGGGAAATCATGGCTATCAAGCATAAACATTATCCTTTATACGGACTTCAGTTTCATCCAGAATCGATTGGCACGAAGAACGGAAAACAGATTTTGTCGAACTTTTTAACTGAAATCAGAGAGGAGAGTTTAACTAATGAAACAGTATCTTGA
- the trpE gene encoding anthranilate synthase component I — protein MKVKAADVLIEEIEGDTLTPISVFQMISGKKKFLLESSHKHNDSGRFSFIGCDPIFELLNEKGETYLARDGVKERLPGSFSEALKEMLPKIDQGLDIPFLGGGVGFVSYDFIREFEEIGPLKDDPLDMPVAHLMFFNEVIVFDHLKQKINLIGIQFPGYSSDELLEKIKTRKEELDTSVKKQRENRFSLSDFKSSQTREEFEKSVKIAKCLIEEGEIFQVVLSRRLTADAKGDPFSFYRKLRVDNPSPYMYFIDFEGYVVAGTSPESLVKYRDGTMITNPIAGTRPRGKTADEDTKLELELAHDEKELAEHKMLVDLSRNDLGRICEIGTVKVDKFLAVERYQFVMHLVSEVSGRLLALAHPIDGLAACLPAGTVSGAPKIRAMQIINQLEAEKRGVYSGAVGYFSACGSMDFALAIRTLVVKDGKGYLQAGAGIVYDSDPSKEFDETNHKLKALMEAANDSSH, from the coding sequence ATGAAAGTAAAAGCAGCAGATGTTTTAATCGAGGAGATTGAGGGAGATACGTTAACTCCTATATCTGTATTTCAAATGATTTCTGGAAAGAAAAAATTCCTTCTGGAAAGTTCTCATAAGCATAATGACTCAGGGCGGTTTTCTTTTATAGGCTGCGATCCGATTTTCGAGCTTTTGAATGAAAAGGGCGAGACGTATCTGGCAAGAGATGGCGTTAAGGAGCGATTACCTGGCTCATTTTCTGAGGCGCTTAAAGAGATGCTTCCTAAAATAGATCAAGGACTGGATATTCCTTTTTTAGGAGGCGGCGTAGGTTTTGTAAGTTATGATTTCATTCGCGAGTTTGAAGAAATTGGACCGCTAAAGGATGATCCCCTCGATATGCCAGTAGCACATTTGATGTTCTTCAATGAAGTCATCGTGTTTGACCATCTTAAACAAAAAATCAACCTGATCGGAATCCAGTTCCCAGGATACAGCAGTGATGAGCTTTTAGAGAAAATAAAGACACGTAAAGAAGAACTGGATACGTCAGTGAAAAAACAACGTGAAAATAGATTTTCTCTATCTGATTTTAAATCCTCGCAAACCAGGGAGGAGTTTGAAAAATCGGTCAAGATCGCAAAATGCTTGATTGAAGAAGGAGAAATCTTTCAGGTGGTGCTCTCAAGAAGGCTAACAGCGGATGCAAAAGGAGATCCATTTTCGTTCTATCGAAAGCTGCGAGTGGATAATCCCTCCCCTTATATGTACTTCATTGATTTTGAAGGCTATGTTGTTGCCGGTACATCCCCTGAAAGCCTTGTGAAGTACAGGGATGGAACGATGATCACAAATCCGATTGCAGGAACAAGGCCAAGAGGAAAAACAGCTGATGAGGATACAAAACTGGAATTGGAATTAGCCCATGATGAAAAGGAATTGGCCGAACACAAGATGCTTGTCGACCTGTCAAGGAACGATTTAGGGAGGATATGTGAAATCGGCACTGTAAAGGTGGATAAATTCCTGGCTGTTGAGAGGTACCAATTTGTCATGCATCTCGTATCCGAAGTGAGCGGGAGGCTCTTGGCGCTTGCTCACCCGATTGATGGTCTAGCGGCATGCCTGCCTGCAGGAACAGTGTCAGGGGCTCCCAAAATCCGGGCGATGCAGATCATCAACCAGCTTGAAGCTGAAAAAAGAGGTGTTTATTCAGGAGCAGTCGGTTACTTCTCTGCTTGTGGGAGTATGGATTTTGCCCTCGCAATCAGAACATTGGTTGTCAAGGATGGTAAAGGCTATCTTCAGGCAGGTGCCGGTATAGTATATGATTCTGATCCTTCAAAGGAGTTCGATGAAACCAACCATAAATTAAAAGCATTGATGGAGGCAGCCAATGATTCTTCTCATTGA
- a CDS encoding MOSC domain-containing protein yields MVQILYLNVGMPEEINWNGKKEQSAIRKKRVAQAFLSKDSFRGDGVAATEFHGGPDRAVCFYPMEHYTKWSDEFGKDLAAPTFGENISASGMTEADIYIGDTYKLGEAVIQVSQGRVPCSKISKNNQIGQLLKRVVETGYTGYFFRVIQEGMVYEDSEIILLERKQNNMSILRANKIYFHDRNDYGAIEELLHIDELAEEWKKNLATLLKHKN; encoded by the coding sequence ATGGTGCAAATATTGTATTTGAACGTCGGTATGCCAGAGGAAATCAATTGGAACGGCAAAAAAGAACAGTCAGCAATCAGGAAAAAAAGGGTGGCACAGGCTTTTCTCTCGAAAGATTCATTCAGGGGAGATGGTGTGGCAGCTACAGAATTTCATGGTGGTCCTGACAGAGCTGTCTGTTTTTATCCGATGGAGCACTATACAAAATGGTCAGATGAATTCGGAAAGGATCTTGCAGCGCCGACCTTTGGTGAAAATATATCCGCATCTGGCATGACGGAAGCTGACATCTATATAGGTGATACATATAAGCTTGGTGAAGCTGTGATCCAGGTGTCACAGGGCAGAGTGCCTTGCTCGAAAATTTCAAAAAACAACCAAATTGGCCAACTGCTGAAAAGGGTAGTCGAAACAGGCTATACCGGTTATTTCTTCCGGGTTATTCAGGAAGGAATGGTCTATGAGGATTCGGAAATTATTTTGTTGGAGAGGAAACAAAATAACATGTCGATCCTAAGAGCGAATAAGATTTATTTTCACGATCGAAATGACTATGGTGCAATTGAAGAACTACTGCATATCGATGAGCTGGCAGAAGAGTGGAAGAAAAACCTTGCAACGCTGTTAAAACATAAAAATTAA
- a CDS encoding MFS transporter, whose translation MNYIESLFPKSGGVSDKKDTKKDNVNNQKWAIVSLASIPLVMTLGNSMLIPVLPVMEKKMGISAFQSSLIITVYSIVAIFLIPIAGYLSDHIGRKKVIIPSLIITGIGGTISGWAAWQMNDGYWVVLIGRALQGVGAAGAFPIVLPLVGDMFKNDDEVSGALGEIETANTLGKVLSPVLGSFLAGFIWFIPFFSIPVFCALSIIMMIFLVKSPKKKDKPLPFKDFLKKIKLTFTENGRWLYAIFLIGAIVMFVLFGVLFYLSDILENKYGIKDLKKGLFLALPLGALCLSSFITGKVIKKNMVLMKWITFSSLVLLGIAVALLSFSRELWFLISMFLVAGIGIGASLPPLDALITESIEKEERGTITSIYSSMRFIGVAAGPPVIALMMKNSNKLMFVILTVLSISAALATFLAIKPDKKEA comes from the coding sequence ATGAATTATATTGAAAGCTTGTTTCCAAAATCCGGTGGAGTTTCGGATAAAAAAGATACGAAAAAGGATAATGTCAATAATCAAAAATGGGCAATTGTCTCTCTCGCATCCATTCCACTTGTGATGACACTTGGCAATTCGATGCTGATTCCTGTTTTGCCTGTCATGGAAAAGAAAATGGGCATTTCAGCCTTTCAATCTAGCCTGATCATTACTGTATATTCAATAGTAGCGATTTTTTTAATCCCGATAGCCGGGTATTTATCTGATCATATTGGCCGAAAAAAAGTCATCATCCCAAGCCTGATCATAACAGGAATTGGCGGAACTATTTCTGGTTGGGCTGCATGGCAAATGAACGATGGATATTGGGTTGTCTTAATCGGCAGAGCTTTGCAGGGGGTGGGAGCAGCAGGAGCTTTCCCAATTGTTTTGCCTCTGGTTGGAGATATGTTCAAAAACGATGATGAAGTGAGCGGTGCCCTGGGAGAAATCGAAACTGCAAACACCCTTGGCAAGGTTCTCAGCCCGGTTTTAGGCTCCTTCCTTGCAGGTTTCATCTGGTTTATCCCATTTTTCTCGATACCAGTGTTCTGTGCCCTTTCGATCATCATGATGATTTTCCTTGTAAAAAGTCCAAAAAAGAAAGATAAACCATTGCCATTTAAAGATTTCCTAAAGAAAATCAAGCTGACTTTTACCGAGAATGGACGCTGGCTTTATGCCATATTCCTAATTGGCGCGATTGTGATGTTCGTGTTGTTTGGAGTTTTATTTTACCTGTCCGATATTCTGGAGAATAAATATGGAATAAAGGATTTGAAAAAGGGACTTTTTCTTGCCCTGCCTTTAGGGGCGCTATGCCTTTCATCCTTTATTACTGGAAAAGTAATTAAGAAGAACATGGTCCTTATGAAGTGGATTACGTTCTCAAGCTTAGTGCTGCTTGGTATAGCAGTGGCCCTGTTGAGTTTTTCAAGAGAGTTATGGTTTCTGATCTCAATGTTCCTCGTTGCCGGCATTGGTATTGGAGCAAGCCTGCCTCCACTTGATGCATTGATTACTGAGAGTATTGAAAAAGAAGAACGTGGAACCATAACATCCATATACAGTTCAATGAGATTCATCGGAGTTGCAGCTGGTCCGCCTGTCATCGCTTTAATGATGAAAAATTCCAATAAACTAATGTTCGTGATCCTGACCGTATTGAGCATCTCTGCTGCTCTTGCGACATTCCTTGCCATCAAACCTGATAAAAAAGAGGCGTAA
- a CDS encoding alpha/beta hydrolase has translation MPRCTLEYGDLFYDEIGQGHPIIFLHLPGMGRKVFRFQKPLSERYKLFFPDLSGHGDSSALQKNVTIQGYTEEVLKLANSLGLEKVTLCGYSSGGSIAQEFALAHPDRTESVILCGGFAEVQSPALKYEHMLGMYFVRNSPKTLAKVIATAHTFDKNYRNELIEHMLKTDLKTWFHFYHESLNYSCISRLKNLSVPILLIYGERDFINQHLRAYERELKGFKTAIIPKVSHQVPVKKWREFNSELTKFLEEQTARR, from the coding sequence ATGCCTAGATGCACATTAGAGTATGGTGATCTCTTCTACGATGAGATTGGCCAGGGACATCCAATCATTTTTCTGCATCTACCTGGGATGGGAAGGAAAGTATTTCGATTCCAGAAGCCTCTGAGTGAACGTTATAAGCTTTTCTTTCCTGACTTAAGCGGTCACGGGGACTCATCAGCTTTACAAAAAAACGTTACAATCCAAGGGTATACAGAAGAAGTACTAAAGCTGGCAAATTCGTTAGGCCTGGAAAAAGTAACTTTATGCGGCTATTCCTCCGGAGGCAGCATCGCCCAGGAATTTGCCCTTGCCCACCCGGATCGGACTGAGTCGGTGATCCTGTGTGGAGGCTTTGCCGAAGTACAATCGCCTGCACTGAAGTATGAGCATATGTTGGGCATGTACTTTGTGAGAAATTCCCCAAAAACTCTGGCAAAAGTGATTGCAACTGCTCACACATTCGATAAAAACTACAGGAACGAACTGATTGAACATATGTTGAAGACAGATTTGAAAACATGGTTCCATTTTTATCACGAATCATTGAATTATTCCTGTATCAGCAGGCTGAAGAATTTGTCGGTCCCTATACTCCTTATTTATGGTGAGAGGGATTTTATCAACCAGCACTTAAGGGCGTATGAAAGAGAGCTTAAAGGCTTCAAGACAGCGATCATTCCTAAAGTCTCACATCAAGTACCTGTTAAAAAGTGGCGGGAGTTCAACAGTGAGCTGACCAAATTCTTGGAAGAGCAAACAGCCAGGCGTTGA